A section of the Pochonia chlamydosporia 170 chromosome 2, whole genome shotgun sequence genome encodes:
- a CDS encoding NAD-dependent epimerase/dehydratase family protein (similar to Metarhizium robertsii ARSEF 23 XP_007825567.1), whose protein sequence is MVPEDDLPPPYSTVPGSTGTSSYFSGTPHQVYQPQSQSSLFSTQLSGLRSQILEEQAARASVRDQQDIEILSLIVPHIEALLDSIASHNPPPTLVEATFVPDEAIEKGWKFSDAEQKRTGEVRELVRVGRHLKMDGDKKSSRQPVPSTSEPDGPKEFDEWGRWSDDRDDSLVGSKDDLWWSDEEMAHRLAKHLQPKRATASVDRQTVRAQVERNKDTKKQGRWNMFKKDEPAKPLPAASVSTPYQRPLDDVGMTVNAEEATFRKQNEMGIWESRTGWGLVVRVSIRR, encoded by the coding sequence TCCAGAAGACGACCTGCCGCCACCGTATTCCACCGTCCCTGGCTCTACGGGAACTTCCTCCTATTTCTCTGGTACTCCGCACCAAGTGTATCAACCACAGAGTCAATCATCACTCTTCTCCACGCAGCTCTCTGGACTCCGAAGCCAAATCCTCGAGGAACAGGCTGCCCGAGCGTCTGTCCGCGACCAACAGGATATTGAGATCCTGTCTCTCATCGTCCCTCATATTGAAGCTCTCCTCGACTCCATCGCCTCACACAACCCCCCACCAACACTTGTTGAGGCAACATTCGTACCAGATGAAGCCATCGAAAAAGGATGGAAATTCAGCGACGCCGAGCAAAAACGAACAGGCGAAGTACGAGAGTTGGTACGTGTCGGGAGGCACTTGAAGATGGATGGCGATAAGAAATCGTCTCGACAGCCCGTGCCTAGCACATCAGAGCCAGACGGCCCCAAAGAATTTGATGAATGGGGCCGCTGGTCTGACGACAGGGACGACAGCTTGGTCGGTTCTAAAGACGACTTGTGGTGGTCCGACGAGGAGATGGCACATAGATTAGCGAAGCACCTTCAACCGAAGCGTGCGACGGCGTCCGTGGATCGCCAGACAGTCCGAGCACAAGTTGAGCGAAACAAGGACACCAAAAAGCAAGGTCGATGGAACATGTTTAAAAAAGACGAGCCAGCAAAGCCGTTACCCGCGGCTTCGGTTTCGACGCCGTATCAGCGGCCgctggatgatgttggcatGACGGTAAATGCGGAGGAAGCTACGTTTCGGAAGCAGAACGAGATGGGGATCTGGGAAAGCAGAACTGGTTGGGGGTTAGTTGTGAGGGTGAGCATTCGACGATGA